In the Deinococcus radiophilus genome, one interval contains:
- a CDS encoding sulfite oxidase — MTQPDPVLAPGLITRQVGPDNLETPFSALSGELTSPGAHYVRSHFPVPVLDAETFTLSVAGRVAHPLQLSLGDLQAMPAQTRRITMECAGNNRVYLPQKARGVQWELGGVSTADWTGVSLAAVLERAGVQPGALEVVLQGADRGEMTDPLPSGGEIHYARSLPLTLDLEDVLLAYEMNGAALPPQHGYPLRAIVPGWYGMAAVKWLNRLEVIDRPYGGYFQTVDYARWEGRGDLPPERVPLSAMHLKAQIARPAPREVVSLGRPYRVTGAAWCGQGTPQTVEVSIDGGQTWQPGRWTTPAQTAVWRLWELDWTPEQAGPHELLARAVSSEGEMQPAHHDPGRGSYEITHPIAISIVVSGADAAQENP, encoded by the coding sequence ATGACCCAACCCGATCCGGTTCTGGCCCCCGGTCTTATTACCCGGCAGGTCGGTCCTGACAATCTGGAAACTCCATTTTCTGCCCTGAGCGGTGAACTCACTTCTCCGGGCGCTCATTATGTCCGCAGTCATTTTCCGGTGCCGGTCCTGGACGCCGAAACTTTTACCCTGAGTGTCGCCGGGCGGGTGGCTCATCCCTTGCAGCTGTCGCTGGGGGACCTGCAGGCTATGCCGGCCCAGACCCGCCGCATCACGATGGAATGTGCGGGCAACAACCGCGTTTATCTGCCCCAGAAAGCCAGGGGTGTGCAGTGGGAACTGGGCGGCGTCAGCACCGCCGACTGGACTGGCGTGTCCCTGGCGGCGGTGCTGGAACGCGCGGGTGTGCAGCCGGGTGCCCTGGAAGTCGTTTTGCAGGGTGCGGACCGGGGCGAAATGACCGATCCGCTGCCCAGCGGCGGCGAAATTCACTATGCCCGCAGCCTTCCGCTCACGCTGGACCTGGAAGACGTGCTGCTGGCCTACGAGATGAACGGCGCGGCGCTGCCCCCGCAGCACGGCTACCCACTGCGTGCCATCGTGCCCGGTTGGTACGGTATGGCCGCCGTGAAGTGGCTGAACCGCCTGGAAGTGATTGACCGGCCCTACGGCGGTTACTTTCAGACGGTGGATTACGCCCGCTGGGAAGGACGCGGCGACCTGCCCCCAGAACGTGTACCGCTCTCGGCCATGCACCTCAAGGCCCAGATCGCCCGCCCGGCTCCGCGTGAAGTGGTGTCACTGGGGCGGCCCTACCGCGTGACTGGGGCGGCCTGGTGTGGTCAGGGGACGCCACAGACCGTAGAAGTCAGCATAGATGGCGGCCAGACCTGGCAGCCGGGCCGCTGGACCACGCCTGCCCAGACCGCCGTCTGGCGGCTGTGGGAACTGGACTGGACGCCGGAGCAGGCTGGCCCACACGAGCTACTGGCCCGCGCTGTCAGCTCAGAAGGCGAGATGCAGCCCGCCCACCATGATCCGGGACGTGGCAGCTACGAAATTACCCATCCCATCGCCATCTCCATAGTTGTCAGCGGTGCCGATGCCGCGCAGGAGAATCCATGA